One stretch of Eggerthella lenta DSM 2243 DNA includes these proteins:
- a CDS encoding putative ABC transporter permease, whose product MPILSKEDERYGYEPGSFAFWRNLAVYFCVFSVLGHWMEIVYCSFMNVFGIVDADSLVWDDPMYPFLVYGVGVVVCALVLMPLKTALVARRATLVSAGIQFFAVTVVVCMLMELAMGFMLNQPNAAGEYPLWDNSQLPFNILGQAWLVNDLALAAVAMLYTWIVYPLCQKALGKLPLRVMNLLAAVVVIGFVVLCAVKFA is encoded by the coding sequence ATGCCCATTCTCTCCAAAGAAGACGAGCGGTACGGCTACGAGCCCGGCTCCTTCGCGTTCTGGCGGAACCTGGCCGTGTACTTCTGCGTGTTCAGCGTGCTGGGACATTGGATGGAGATCGTCTACTGCTCGTTCATGAACGTATTCGGCATCGTCGATGCCGATTCGCTTGTGTGGGACGACCCGATGTACCCGTTTCTCGTGTACGGCGTGGGCGTCGTCGTCTGCGCGCTCGTGCTGATGCCGCTCAAGACGGCGCTGGTCGCCCGGCGCGCCACCCTCGTCAGCGCCGGGATCCAGTTCTTCGCCGTCACCGTGGTCGTGTGCATGCTCATGGAACTGGCCATGGGGTTCATGCTGAACCAGCCGAACGCCGCCGGCGAATACCCGTTGTGGGACAACTCGCAGCTGCCGTTCAACATCCTCGGCCAGGCATGGCTCGTAAACGACCTCGCGCTGGCGGCCGTGGCCATGCTGTACACATGGATCGTCTACCCGCTGTGCCAGAAAGCCCTCGGGAAGCTCCCGCTGCGCGTGATGAACCTTTTGGCAGCTGTCGTCGTCATCGGGTTCGTCGTCCTTTGCGCCGTCAAGTTCGCCTGA
- a CDS encoding putative ABC transporter permease, with the protein MAKDFSNPKKLGFMRVLQFFFAFNVIVTISLLAFLIKGSYELEFSNILDFVNLIFDSISFWLIWQRKRLARHFIIGFSLFNIFIGTAFNIATGHFSLVGQLFSCTPDLILLAYFLTSRRAKAVLTQPFDAEVKQRELAKDLDCYQPRTWAFWRNIIIYFCVFSVVGHWMEAAYCTLIRFGMIPGTYDPNSQIWSDWLYPFIVYGFGAVACVLLLYPVKNFLEKRIRSRVVPLLISFVVNALVCTTIELVMGLMVNQPGPDGKLPLWDYSDMFCNFMGQVCLQNAIAFGVVATLMTWVIYPALEQLLSKVPRDGMNIAFIAVTVGFCILIFLYYVNVALPDLDDADDAGSSDATSIELSSSYDSEAAG; encoded by the coding sequence ATGGCGAAAGACTTCAGCAACCCGAAGAAGCTCGGCTTCATGCGGGTCCTCCAGTTCTTCTTTGCATTCAACGTCATCGTCACCATCTCGCTGTTGGCGTTCCTGATCAAAGGCAGCTACGAGCTGGAATTCTCGAACATCCTCGATTTCGTCAACCTGATATTCGACAGCATCAGCTTCTGGCTCATCTGGCAGCGCAAACGCCTGGCGCGCCATTTCATCATCGGGTTCAGCTTGTTCAACATCTTCATCGGAACCGCCTTCAACATCGCGACCGGTCACTTCAGCCTTGTCGGCCAGCTGTTCTCGTGCACGCCCGACCTTATACTGCTCGCGTACTTCCTCACGTCGAGACGCGCGAAAGCCGTGCTGACGCAGCCCTTCGACGCAGAGGTCAAACAACGCGAGCTCGCGAAGGACCTGGACTGCTACCAGCCTCGGACCTGGGCGTTCTGGCGCAACATCATCATTTACTTCTGCGTGTTCAGCGTGGTGGGACACTGGATGGAGGCGGCCTATTGCACGCTCATCCGCTTCGGAATGATACCCGGCACCTACGACCCGAACTCCCAGATCTGGTCGGATTGGCTCTACCCCTTCATCGTGTACGGATTCGGAGCCGTGGCGTGCGTGCTTCTGCTGTACCCCGTCAAGAACTTCCTTGAAAAGCGCATCCGCAGCCGCGTGGTGCCCTTGCTCATCAGCTTCGTCGTTAACGCGCTCGTCTGCACGACCATCGAACTGGTCATGGGCCTCATGGTCAACCAGCCCGGCCCTGACGGCAAGCTGCCCTTATGGGACTACTCCGATATGTTCTGCAACTTCATGGGCCAGGTGTGTCTGCAGAACGCCATCGCCTTCGGCGTGGTGGCCACGCTCATGACCTGGGTGATCTACCCGGCGCTCGAGCAGCTGCTGAGCAAGGTCCCCCGGGACGGCATGAACATCGCCTTCATAGCCGTGACCGTCGGCTTCTGCATCCTGATCTTCCTGTACTACGTGAACGTGGCGCTTCCCGACCTCGACGACGCCGACGATGCCGGCTCCTCGGACGCAACCTCGATCGAGCTCTCGTCCAGCTACGATTCTGAAGCGGCCGGCTAG
- a CDS encoding zinc ribbon domain-containing protein, which translates to MAIGDVLVRIRKERNLTQEDLARKLYVTRQAVSRWENGETTPGIDMCKLIAATCDVPVALLLEMPDGAYCQSCGMPFYQEKDHGTEADGSLSADYCSWCYANGAFLEDETLEELIERCAPFMAESCHITRDEAVSFMGALLPTLKRW; encoded by the coding sequence ATGGCCATCGGAGACGTGCTCGTCCGCATCCGCAAGGAGCGCAACCTCACTCAGGAAGACCTAGCGCGCAAGCTTTACGTCACCCGCCAGGCCGTATCGCGCTGGGAGAACGGGGAGACCACGCCTGGCATCGACATGTGCAAGCTCATCGCCGCCACCTGCGATGTGCCCGTCGCCCTGCTTTTGGAGATGCCCGACGGCGCCTACTGCCAAAGCTGCGGCATGCCGTTCTACCAGGAGAAGGATCATGGCACCGAGGCGGACGGCTCTCTGTCGGCCGACTACTGCTCGTGGTGCTATGCGAACGGCGCGTTTCTGGAAGACGAGACGCTCGAGGAGCTGATCGAGCGCTGCGCCCCATTCATGGCCGAGTCGTGCCACATCACGCGCGACGAAGCCGTTTCGTTCATGGGCGCCCTGCTCCCCACGCTCAAACGCTGGTAG
- the thrH gene encoding bifunctional phosphoserine phosphatase/homoserine phosphotransferase ThrH produces the protein MYITCLDLEGVLVPEIWIAFAEESGIPELTRTTRDEPDYGKLMDFRLDILRQHGLGLKEIQETIARIDPLPGAKDFLDELRATTQAVIISDTFTQFAQPLMAKLGWPALFCNELEVADDGTIAGFRMRCPESKLTTVRALQSCGFDTIAAGDSHNDLGMIRASKAGFLFRSPDSIKAENTDLPAFEEYDDLLAAVKQAMA, from the coding sequence ATGTACATCACCTGCCTGGACCTGGAAGGCGTGCTGGTGCCCGAGATCTGGATCGCGTTCGCCGAGGAGAGCGGCATTCCGGAGCTGACGCGCACGACTCGTGACGAGCCCGACTACGGCAAGCTCATGGACTTCCGTCTGGACATCCTGCGCCAGCATGGCCTGGGCCTCAAGGAGATCCAGGAGACCATCGCGCGCATCGACCCCTTGCCGGGGGCGAAGGACTTCCTCGACGAGCTGCGCGCCACGACCCAGGCCGTCATCATCAGCGACACGTTCACCCAGTTCGCCCAGCCCCTCATGGCGAAGCTGGGCTGGCCGGCGCTGTTCTGCAACGAGCTGGAGGTGGCTGACGACGGCACCATCGCGGGCTTTCGCATGCGCTGCCCCGAATCGAAGCTGACCACCGTGCGCGCGCTGCAGTCCTGCGGCTTCGACACCATCGCGGCGGGCGACAGCCACAACGACCTGGGGATGATCAGAGCCAGCAAGGCGGGCTTCCTGTTCCGCAGCCCCGATTCCATCAAGGCCGAGAACACCGATCTGCCCGCGTTCGAGGAATACGACGACCTGCTCGCCGCCGTCAAGCAGGCTATGGCTTAA
- a CDS encoding TetR/AcrR family transcriptional regulator, with product MARPRKDQEGPTAVERMEEAFWEILAEKPYAQITVGEIAKRAQVNKNAFYYHFDGLGALAAQALDSMLPREMARMLLMNGGPSKGIDEIEANALLRNPDLKKRIDRALLVVGKNGSSELVATLKNLVMHTWFDLFHVDETRLSSEAMVVVRFTLGGLVEIMSDEACRGDHANPLQAILSSGVATSASSNVVATLRAAADEHLRENADAAGDGERS from the coding sequence ATGGCGCGCCCGCGTAAAGACCAGGAAGGCCCCACCGCCGTCGAGCGCATGGAGGAGGCGTTCTGGGAGATCCTCGCCGAGAAACCGTACGCCCAGATCACCGTCGGCGAGATCGCCAAGCGGGCGCAGGTCAACAAGAACGCGTTCTACTACCATTTCGACGGCTTGGGCGCGCTTGCCGCGCAGGCGCTGGACAGCATGCTCCCGCGCGAGATGGCGCGCATGTTGCTGATGAACGGAGGGCCTTCGAAAGGCATCGACGAGATCGAGGCGAACGCCTTGCTGCGCAACCCCGACCTGAAAAAGCGGATCGACCGTGCCCTTCTGGTCGTCGGCAAGAACGGATCGAGCGAGCTTGTGGCCACGCTGAAGAACCTGGTCATGCATACCTGGTTCGACCTGTTCCATGTCGATGAAACGCGTTTGAGCAGCGAAGCCATGGTGGTAGTGAGGTTCACCTTGGGCGGCCTCGTCGAGATCATGAGCGACGAAGCCTGCCGCGGCGACCACGCGAACCCGCTCCAGGCCATACTGAGCTCGGGCGTCGCCACGAGCGCTTCGTCGAACGTCGTGGCGACGCTGCGCGCCGCCGCCGACGAGCACCTGCGCGAAAACGCCGATGCCGCAGGCGACGGCGAACGCAGTTAA
- a CDS encoding ABC transporter permease has translation MFEKLGKAKYVVPLLIGIVAACVMSVMFYPMANMEMKGLPFAVLSLDEGVETPQGDMNVGDTLVENITSATAAEDGEESPIAWTKVGSQKELDEALENGEYYGAIIVPADFSAQQMAVKQAETKASLAQAQALMAAQAQAQAAAAAQAAAAGGEAAAGGDQAAAMAAAAAGGEAAGGDQAAAMAAAAAAQGGDAAAAAQGDAAQAAALAAAAQDDGASEAEEVEAPALKVLIDKAKSPLVASQMGASIPSMFQQMGVDVDVETIHEGSASDGDGAAANPMSGMVSLQLAIMPLFMVSIMTGLFLSRIFGKKTDATSAERWKSIGIQAAYAVVASLIVSLCAFCMLLWIAGIEAPMDAIVPFMWLASFCVMLVFIGAFNISTALGGLLALVGFALGMMTGTFPFEALPAFWQDWVYPWAPQRFMSEGIRAILYLDAGAWNAGSLPLLIVGAVGAMLTCIAALVPGKKDKSETVAA, from the coding sequence GTGTTCGAGAAACTCGGGAAAGCGAAGTACGTAGTGCCGCTGCTCATCGGCATCGTGGCGGCATGCGTCATGTCCGTCATGTTCTACCCGATGGCGAATATGGAGATGAAGGGGCTGCCGTTCGCGGTTCTGTCGCTCGACGAGGGCGTGGAGACGCCGCAGGGCGATATGAACGTGGGCGATACCCTGGTCGAGAACATCACGTCCGCGACGGCTGCGGAGGACGGCGAGGAATCACCCATCGCCTGGACGAAGGTGGGCAGCCAGAAAGAGCTGGACGAAGCTCTCGAGAACGGCGAATACTACGGCGCGATCATCGTTCCCGCTGATTTCAGCGCCCAGCAGATGGCGGTCAAGCAGGCTGAGACGAAGGCCTCGCTCGCGCAAGCCCAGGCTTTGATGGCCGCGCAGGCGCAGGCCCAGGCCGCTGCGGCGGCCCAAGCAGCCGCAGCCGGCGGCGAAGCTGCCGCAGGTGGCGACCAGGCTGCGGCCATGGCTGCTGCCGCCGCAGGCGGGGAGGCTGCGGGTGGCGACCAGGCTGCAGCGATGGCTGCCGCCGCTGCGGCGCAGGGAGGGGATGCGGCGGCGGCCGCGCAAGGCGATGCGGCTCAGGCCGCTGCTTTGGCCGCCGCCGCGCAAGACGACGGGGCTTCCGAGGCTGAGGAAGTGGAGGCTCCGGCTCTCAAGGTGCTCATCGACAAGGCGAAGAGCCCGCTCGTGGCCAGCCAGATGGGCGCGAGCATCCCCTCGATGTTCCAGCAGATGGGCGTCGACGTGGACGTGGAGACCATTCACGAAGGGTCGGCTTCCGATGGCGATGGAGCGGCGGCCAATCCCATGTCCGGCATGGTGTCGCTGCAGCTTGCCATCATGCCGCTGTTCATGGTGTCGATAATGACGGGTCTGTTCCTCAGCCGCATCTTCGGAAAGAAGACGGATGCGACGAGCGCGGAGCGCTGGAAGTCCATCGGGATCCAGGCGGCTTACGCGGTCGTGGCCTCGCTGATCGTCAGCCTGTGCGCGTTCTGCATGCTGCTGTGGATCGCCGGTATCGAGGCTCCCATGGACGCCATCGTACCGTTCATGTGGCTTGCCAGCTTCTGCGTGATGCTCGTGTTCATCGGCGCGTTCAACATCTCCACGGCGCTTGGCGGCCTGCTTGCGCTCGTCGGGTTCGCGTTGGGCATGATGACGGGCACGTTCCCCTTCGAGGCTCTGCCGGCGTTCTGGCAGGATTGGGTGTACCCGTGGGCCCCGCAGCGCTTCATGAGCGAGGGCATCCGCGCCATCCTGTATCTGGACGCGGGCGCCTGGAACGCAGGGAGCCTGCCGCTCCTGATCGTGGGCGCGGTCGGCGCGATGCTGACCTGCATCGCCGCTCTCGTGCCGGGCAAGAAGGACAAGAGCGAGACGGTCGCCGCCTAG
- a CDS encoding rhomboid family intramembrane serine protease: MPYKVNEPVEPQQRAVIDDDQLKRMMADSQPSFFERNRYRLVTLALIAINVAVFALEAVLSGMRIDISTRTLVDMGAMYAPLVQSPADLYRFVTPMFLHMDLMHLGFNMVALYSVGEVLERTLGKGSYLALYFIAGITGNAVSYAADVLLGGGSAVSAGASTSVFGLFVAVALLAVLHKGNRSLFTQYSKGMLGVIAVNVAYTLLVPNISVSGHLGGALGGLVAMFMIPAASLRVPNPVRVVVAVLWVAALVWLLVSQGVLGV; the protein is encoded by the coding sequence GTGCCATACAAGGTGAACGAGCCGGTGGAACCGCAACAAAGGGCGGTCATCGATGACGACCAGCTGAAACGGATGATGGCGGACAGCCAGCCGAGCTTCTTCGAGCGCAACCGTTATCGGCTGGTCACGCTCGCGCTCATCGCGATCAACGTCGCCGTGTTCGCGCTCGAGGCGGTGCTGTCCGGCATGCGCATCGACATTTCCACGCGCACCCTCGTGGACATGGGCGCGATGTACGCGCCGCTTGTCCAGTCGCCGGCCGACCTGTACCGCTTCGTCACGCCGATGTTCCTTCATATGGACCTCATGCACCTCGGTTTCAACATGGTGGCGCTGTACAGCGTGGGCGAGGTGTTGGAGCGCACCCTGGGCAAGGGAAGCTATCTTGCGCTGTACTTCATCGCGGGAATAACGGGCAATGCGGTGTCCTATGCGGCCGATGTGCTGCTCGGCGGCGGCTCCGCGGTGAGCGCCGGAGCTTCGACCAGCGTGTTCGGCCTGTTCGTGGCCGTGGCGCTGTTAGCCGTGCTGCATAAGGGGAACCGTTCGCTCTTCACGCAGTACAGCAAGGGCATGTTGGGGGTCATCGCCGTGAACGTGGCGTACACGCTGCTCGTGCCGAATATCTCCGTGAGCGGGCATCTGGGAGGGGCGCTTGGCGGGCTCGTCGCCATGTTCATGATCCCGGCAGCCAGCCTGCGCGTGCCGAATCCCGTGCGCGTCGTCGTGGCCGTGCTGTGGGTGGCGGCGCTCGTGTGGCTGCTCGTTTCGCAAGGGGTGCTCGGTGTCTAG
- the brnQ gene encoding branched-chain amino acid transport system II carrier protein: MSSGRRAVALRPGQLLAVGGMLFSMFFGAGNLILPPLLGLQAGDQAIPAMTGFLIAGIGLPVLGIVAVAVCGGVRELAGRVSPLFASVFIALMYLTIGPFLAIPRTSSTAFEMLRPLLPVTDAAGLGVATAAFSVAFFGVAFALALRPGLLSRVLGRFSAPALILLIVLVVGASVLGGAPAPTAPQPPYDASPLSNGFLTGYQTMDLLAALCFGIVVAANVRELGVSDPKRVAGSISGAGLIAGALMMAIYCGLAFVGSAMGSTMPDAANGASILAASASAHFGPAGTVIVAAIFLLACLNVCTGLISCCSEYFSEAFPRIPLPAWAAAFAAFSCAVSLVGLDAILAFSAPLLGALYPPAIVLVVMGLAHGRCDRLPRMWPCAVLATAAFSVAVGLRDAFAPGAWLPLDALPLADAGLGWLVVAIAGAAAGAIWSLAERRRRARRA, encoded by the coding sequence GTGTCTAGCGGGCGGCGCGCAGTCGCGCTGCGGCCGGGTCAGCTGCTGGCCGTGGGCGGCATGCTGTTCTCGATGTTCTTCGGTGCGGGCAACCTCATCCTGCCCCCGCTTCTGGGATTGCAGGCGGGTGATCAGGCGATCCCCGCCATGACGGGTTTCTTGATCGCGGGTATCGGCTTGCCGGTGCTCGGCATCGTGGCGGTGGCCGTGTGCGGCGGCGTGCGCGAGCTGGCCGGGCGCGTGAGCCCGCTGTTCGCCTCGGTGTTCATCGCGCTCATGTACCTGACCATCGGGCCGTTTCTCGCCATTCCGCGCACGTCTTCGACCGCCTTCGAGATGCTGAGGCCCCTGCTGCCCGTAACCGATGCGGCTGGCCTGGGCGTCGCAACGGCGGCGTTCTCCGTCGCGTTCTTCGGCGTGGCGTTCGCGCTGGCGCTGCGACCCGGGCTGTTGTCGCGCGTGCTGGGGCGTTTCTCTGCGCCCGCCCTCATCCTGCTCATCGTGTTGGTGGTCGGCGCCTCCGTGCTGGGCGGCGCGCCCGCGCCGACGGCTCCGCAGCCGCCCTATGACGCGAGCCCGCTGTCGAACGGTTTTCTCACGGGGTACCAGACCATGGACTTGCTGGCGGCGCTGTGCTTCGGCATCGTGGTGGCTGCGAACGTTCGCGAGCTGGGCGTGAGCGACCCGAAGCGCGTGGCGGGCTCCATTTCGGGCGCGGGCCTCATCGCCGGAGCGCTCATGATGGCCATCTACTGCGGGCTGGCGTTCGTGGGCTCGGCGATGGGCTCGACGATGCCCGACGCGGCCAACGGCGCTTCCATCCTCGCGGCGTCGGCCAGCGCGCATTTCGGCCCGGCGGGTACGGTCATCGTGGCGGCCATCTTCCTGCTGGCTTGCCTCAACGTATGCACGGGGCTCATCTCGTGCTGCTCGGAGTACTTCTCCGAGGCTTTTCCGCGTATCCCGCTTCCGGCGTGGGCGGCGGCGTTCGCCGCGTTCAGCTGCGCGGTGTCGCTGGTGGGGCTCGATGCCATCCTCGCATTTTCCGCACCGCTTCTGGGCGCGCTCTATCCGCCGGCCATCGTGCTGGTGGTCATGGGCCTCGCGCACGGGCGCTGCGACCGGCTGCCGCGCATGTGGCCCTGCGCCGTGCTGGCGACGGCGGCGTTCAGCGTGGCCGTGGGCCTGCGCGACGCGTTCGCGCCGGGCGCGTGGCTGCCCCTCGATGCGCTTCCGCTTGCCGACGCGGGCCTCGGATGGCTTGTGGTCGCCATCGCGGGCGCGGCGGCGGGCGCGATATGGTCGCTCGCTGAGCGCAGGCGGCGCGCGCGACGGGCGTGA
- a CDS encoding DEAD/DEAH box helicase — translation MVERAAEETSEPEDAAFAHGSLGRLAPAWWEPAEGEPEPEPWLSPDAALDRFLDWTTARGIELWSHQEEALMDLMVGDHVILGTPTGSGKSLVALGMQFMALATGKRSYYTAPIKALVSEKFFNLVEVLGRENVGMITGDAHINAEAPVICCTAEILANQALREGEAADVGCVAMDEFHFYGDADRGWAWQVPLLTLPKTQFLLMSATLGDVSAIAASLKERTGTDVDVVADAPRPVPLSYEYVEMPLEGTVELALRKGEAPLYLVHFSQDAALATAQALSSYGVASKEQRELVKDAVKGTRFTTAFGKTLKRLLASGVGVHHAGMLPRYRLLVEKLAQQGLLPVICGTDTLGVGINVPIHTVVLTQLTKFDGYKMRRLRAREFHQIVGRAGRSGFDTEGMVIAEAPEHDIENAKLMAKAGDDPKKIRKVKKKQPPEGFVTWNKQTFERLIAAVPETLKPRMKITHSMVLSEVVQGGDAYGRVRKLIDDSAQTDEEKRALVVRTDEIFDTLTSADVIEQVEGEGGVVEYACTVDLPEDFALDQPLSPFLLAALELLDPESDSFALDVISMAEATLENPRQVLRAQERAARDKAMQDMKADGVEYEERLERLAEITYPRPLEELLDAAFERYCQEVPWARDFQLEPKSVLRDMLESASDFKGYVQRYGIARSEGTLLRYLSDAYRVLDRTVPADKRDERLADVIAWLGFVVRSVDSSLVDEWESAGAAVDVAPPTAGDVVVHDRRGLTVLVRNALFQRVRLASQGRAAELGRLDAEWGCGEPRWQRALDAYFEAHGQIAIDADARSAAFLSIDEADEQAEHVWHVRQIFSDPEGDHDFAIQADVDLDATQEEGEAVFKNFRVGFFEELGE, via the coding sequence ATGGTCGAGCGCGCAGCAGAAGAAACGTCGGAACCCGAGGACGCGGCTTTCGCGCACGGGTCGCTGGGGCGGCTCGCGCCCGCGTGGTGGGAGCCTGCCGAGGGTGAGCCGGAGCCCGAGCCGTGGCTTTCGCCCGACGCGGCGCTCGACCGCTTCCTCGACTGGACGACCGCGCGCGGCATCGAGCTGTGGTCCCACCAGGAGGAGGCGCTCATGGACCTCATGGTGGGCGACCACGTGATCCTCGGCACGCCCACGGGCTCGGGCAAGTCGCTCGTGGCGCTGGGGATGCAGTTCATGGCGCTGGCCACGGGGAAGCGCTCGTACTACACGGCGCCCATCAAGGCGCTGGTCAGTGAGAAGTTCTTCAACCTCGTGGAGGTGCTCGGCCGCGAGAACGTGGGCATGATCACGGGCGACGCGCACATCAACGCCGAGGCGCCCGTCATCTGCTGCACGGCCGAGATCCTGGCCAACCAGGCGCTGCGCGAGGGCGAGGCCGCCGACGTGGGCTGCGTGGCCATGGACGAATTCCACTTCTACGGCGACGCCGATCGCGGCTGGGCGTGGCAGGTGCCGCTGCTCACGCTGCCGAAGACGCAGTTCCTCCTCATGAGCGCCACGCTGGGCGACGTCAGCGCCATCGCGGCGTCGCTCAAGGAGCGCACGGGCACGGACGTGGACGTCGTCGCCGACGCGCCGCGCCCGGTGCCGCTGTCGTACGAGTACGTGGAGATGCCGCTCGAGGGCACGGTGGAGCTGGCCCTGCGCAAGGGCGAGGCGCCGCTGTACCTCGTGCACTTCTCGCAGGACGCGGCGCTGGCTACCGCGCAGGCACTGTCGAGCTACGGCGTGGCCTCCAAGGAGCAGCGCGAGCTCGTCAAGGACGCCGTGAAGGGTACGCGCTTCACCACGGCGTTCGGCAAGACGCTCAAGCGCCTGCTGGCGAGCGGCGTGGGCGTGCACCACGCGGGCATGCTGCCGCGCTACCGACTGCTCGTGGAGAAGCTGGCCCAGCAGGGCCTCCTGCCCGTCATCTGCGGCACCGACACGCTGGGCGTGGGCATCAACGTGCCCATCCACACCGTGGTGCTCACGCAGCTCACGAAGTTCGACGGCTACAAGATGCGCCGCCTGCGCGCTCGCGAGTTCCATCAGATCGTGGGCCGCGCGGGGCGCTCGGGCTTCGACACCGAGGGCATGGTGATCGCCGAGGCACCCGAGCACGACATCGAGAACGCGAAGCTCATGGCGAAGGCGGGCGACGACCCGAAGAAGATCCGCAAGGTCAAGAAGAAGCAGCCGCCCGAGGGCTTCGTCACCTGGAACAAGCAGACCTTCGAGCGCCTCATCGCGGCGGTGCCCGAGACGTTGAAGCCGCGCATGAAGATCACCCATTCCATGGTGCTGTCCGAGGTCGTGCAGGGTGGCGACGCGTACGGCCGCGTGCGCAAGCTCATCGACGACTCGGCTCAGACCGACGAGGAGAAGCGGGCGCTCGTCGTGCGCACGGACGAGATATTCGACACGCTGACCAGCGCCGACGTCATCGAGCAGGTGGAGGGCGAAGGGGGCGTCGTCGAGTACGCATGCACGGTGGACCTGCCGGAGGACTTCGCGCTCGACCAGCCGCTGTCGCCGTTTCTGCTGGCGGCGCTGGAGCTTTTGGACCCGGAGAGCGACTCGTTCGCCCTCGACGTCATCTCCATGGCCGAGGCAACGCTGGAGAACCCGCGGCAGGTGCTGCGCGCGCAGGAGCGCGCCGCGCGCGACAAGGCCATGCAGGATATGAAGGCCGACGGCGTCGAGTACGAGGAGCGCCTGGAGCGTCTCGCCGAGATCACGTACCCGCGCCCGTTGGAGGAGCTGCTGGACGCGGCGTTCGAGCGCTACTGCCAGGAGGTGCCGTGGGCGCGCGACTTCCAGCTGGAGCCGAAGTCGGTGCTGCGCGACATGCTGGAGAGTGCGTCGGACTTCAAGGGCTACGTGCAGCGCTACGGCATCGCGCGCTCGGAGGGGACGCTTCTGCGCTACTTGTCCGACGCCTACCGCGTGCTCGATCGCACGGTGCCGGCGGACAAGCGCGACGAGCGGTTGGCGGACGTCATCGCGTGGCTCGGCTTCGTGGTGCGCTCGGTGGACTCGAGCCTCGTGGACGAGTGGGAGAGCGCGGGCGCGGCCGTGGACGTCGCGCCGCCGACGGCGGGCGACGTCGTGGTGCACGACCGTCGCGGCCTGACCGTGCTCGTGCGCAACGCGCTGTTCCAGCGCGTGCGGCTGGCCTCGCAGGGACGTGCGGCCGAGCTGGGCAGGCTCGATGCGGAATGGGGCTGCGGCGAGCCGCGCTGGCAGCGTGCCCTCGACGCGTACTTCGAGGCGCACGGGCAGATCGCCATCGACGCCGACGCGCGCTCCGCAGCCTTCCTTTCCATCGACGAAGCTGACGAGCAGGCCGAGCACGTGTGGCATGTGCGCCAGATATTCAGCGATCCCGAGGGCGACCACGATTTCGCCATCCAGGCCGACGTCGACCTCGACGCTACCCAGGAAGAGGGCGAGGCCGTGTTCAAAAACTTCCGCGTGGGTTTCTTCGAGGAGCTGGGCGAATGA
- a CDS encoding RNA polymerase sigma factor produces the protein MGEQDADDALARSALARIARGDEGALEELHSLYAPAVFAFVSARLGDRGAAEEAAVDVWLGCWRSAAAFRGDSRVLTWLLGIAKRQACMRMRRIRPEELPLDEDLTQLADEAGDPSDALIAQAGIGEIMAALDALPAALAETVRLAWLHELPYAEIAQVTDVPVGTVKSRVSRARALMQETLGGRL, from the coding sequence ATGGGCGAGCAGGATGCGGACGATGCGCTGGCGCGCTCGGCGCTCGCGCGCATCGCGCGCGGGGACGAAGGCGCGTTGGAGGAATTGCATAGCCTGTACGCGCCCGCCGTGTTCGCATTCGTCTCGGCGCGCCTGGGCGACCGCGGGGCGGCCGAAGAGGCGGCGGTGGACGTATGGCTGGGATGCTGGCGCTCGGCCGCGGCGTTCCGGGGTGACAGCCGGGTGCTCACGTGGCTGCTGGGCATCGCAAAGCGTCAGGCGTGCATGCGCATGCGGCGGATCCGGCCGGAGGAGCTTCCGCTCGACGAGGACTTGACGCAGCTGGCCGACGAAGCTGGCGACCCGTCGGACGCGCTCATAGCGCAGGCGGGAATCGGCGAGATCATGGCCGCCTTGGACGCGCTTCCGGCCGCGTTGGCCGAGACGGTGCGGCTTGCCTGGCTGCACGAGCTTCCGTATGCGGAGATCGCGCAGGTGACCGACGTGCCGGTGGGCACGGTGAAGTCGCGCGTGTCCCGTGCGCGTGCGCTGATGCAGGAGACGTTGGGAGGTCGGCTATGA